From a single Micromonospora carbonacea genomic region:
- a CDS encoding KAP family P-loop NTPase fold protein, giving the protein MAVSGLSDGNWWVDDPIDEPSEDLFGRGPFVARAVALLDQIGSRPSSTVVGLVGPWGSGKTSTIRMIVAGLNSDRWGVTWINPWALSGPDAVVTELLGAIRAAVPEKTSAGVRVRRQLSRYGVLATPALSMVPVIGSAATAVANEALQRLGDQGTTLEEQADHVRDALHALARPTLVVIDDVDRLQPEQLLAVFRAVRVLGRLPHVHYVLAYDQETILDVLSTTPIADKHGARAVAFLEKIVTLRLEQPPVRPEHAESLFNTGCADALGRASASLSEDAQRRMVEEREALLLKVLTEPRSVARLLTQVDIYLPLVGAAEVDIVDFITLTFLRITYPRLYQAIAMHRSTLVDTTDLADLRAEFDEVALTRLDVPAPHTRRVADALQRLFPRLTTDLVRSTGAQHRRRGQRRISDPDYTERYFALTPITGEISDDTLARAIRELAEGRPGTASKDLALALRPDLTDAHAYARAARTLRRAASLSAELPGREAAAVIPYVFEQFDHLRIPAAGGFGPDEEATLWLAALLQRADGEPLPATAPGDPGLLPYLLNAIRMAVAEPADTTIARLAAQPPGSAWLSDVIRATYEAAWARVQEHTRLGDTAPIEPVSLYISRLEAAFGDADVDRRIATAVDGGLPIADLAARLVDIEVAFTSAGPHTRIGEFDATAFLRRIGRHRISAARAHLDRAAAGTRLDALDRTDVSWANRRWFAASGLIEALNAGTAEPGRLLPTLSEEQRHPFLNHRPSLMNDGGEPLDLTLQVAVLLPAGDEIPSPLHGGWGPSVDTREEILIVAMRDAPISDWIRARQSDWGMAAEPWTISDANGRLYTTAQSGARVATPGTLGLRQALPLRVGAHLITGHTGQSPNQQSLLLTVGIGFHLAELDEQHRPAEARARVVPLPAAFTLHGLFELTEALVRCAQTTNALWTQLDDKSPPPETALLHLSLTTAEEPAAVVDLTAYPRRGTAARSQHSKVYQYRSRAGDIAAAALRDWLSEAGYRHHEQAILDMWDPAPK; this is encoded by the coding sequence ATGGCGGTGTCCGGCTTGTCCGACGGCAACTGGTGGGTCGACGACCCGATTGACGAGCCGAGCGAGGACCTGTTCGGGCGCGGCCCGTTCGTGGCCCGCGCGGTCGCCCTGCTTGATCAGATTGGCTCCCGGCCGAGCAGCACGGTGGTCGGGTTGGTCGGCCCGTGGGGAAGTGGTAAGACCAGCACGATCCGAATGATCGTGGCGGGACTCAACTCTGACCGCTGGGGCGTCACTTGGATCAACCCGTGGGCGTTGTCCGGTCCTGACGCGGTCGTCACCGAGCTGCTCGGCGCGATCCGCGCTGCGGTGCCCGAGAAGACCAGCGCCGGCGTACGGGTCCGGCGTCAGCTTTCCCGGTACGGCGTCCTGGCCACGCCAGCGCTGTCGATGGTGCCGGTGATCGGTAGCGCCGCGACTGCGGTCGCCAACGAGGCCCTACAGCGGCTTGGCGACCAGGGAACGACCCTTGAGGAACAGGCAGACCACGTCCGCGACGCGCTGCACGCGCTGGCCCGTCCGACGCTGGTCGTCATCGACGACGTCGACCGGCTGCAGCCCGAGCAACTCCTGGCGGTTTTTCGGGCGGTGCGGGTGCTGGGCCGCCTGCCGCACGTGCACTACGTCCTCGCGTACGACCAAGAAACCATTCTCGACGTGCTGTCCACGACCCCGATCGCTGACAAGCACGGCGCCCGGGCCGTCGCGTTCCTGGAGAAGATCGTCACGTTACGCCTCGAACAGCCGCCCGTCCGCCCAGAGCACGCTGAGTCGCTGTTCAACACCGGCTGCGCTGACGCACTCGGCCGGGCGTCTGCGTCGCTAAGCGAGGACGCGCAACGCCGCATGGTCGAAGAGCGTGAGGCGCTACTGCTGAAGGTCCTGACCGAGCCGCGCAGCGTGGCCCGGCTGCTCACCCAGGTCGACATCTACCTGCCACTGGTCGGCGCTGCTGAGGTCGACATCGTCGACTTCATCACCCTGACATTCCTGCGAATCACCTATCCGCGCCTATACCAGGCCATCGCCATGCACCGCAGCACCCTCGTCGACACCACCGACCTCGCCGACCTCCGCGCCGAATTCGACGAAGTGGCGCTGACTCGACTCGACGTCCCGGCACCGCACACCCGCCGAGTCGCGGACGCCCTGCAACGGCTCTTCCCGCGCCTGACCACCGACTTAGTGAGATCGACAGGGGCACAGCACCGGCGGCGCGGGCAGCGGCGGATCAGCGACCCCGACTACACCGAGCGGTACTTCGCCCTAACACCCATCACCGGCGAGATCAGCGACGATACCCTTGCCCGGGCCATCCGAGAATTGGCCGAGGGACGCCCCGGCACAGCGTCCAAGGACCTCGCGCTGGCGTTGCGACCTGACCTCACCGACGCTCATGCGTACGCCCGGGCGGCCCGGACACTCCGCCGAGCCGCATCCCTGTCCGCGGAGCTACCCGGCAGGGAGGCCGCCGCGGTGATCCCGTACGTGTTCGAACAGTTCGACCACCTTCGCATCCCCGCAGCGGGTGGGTTTGGTCCTGACGAGGAAGCGACCCTTTGGCTCGCGGCGCTGCTGCAACGGGCCGACGGCGAGCCGCTGCCCGCCACCGCGCCGGGCGATCCCGGTCTGCTGCCGTACTTGTTGAATGCCATCCGGATGGCAGTCGCCGAGCCGGCCGACACCACCATCGCGCGTCTAGCCGCCCAACCTCCCGGCTCGGCGTGGCTTTCGGACGTCATCCGAGCCACGTACGAAGCGGCGTGGGCGCGGGTCCAGGAGCACACGCGTCTCGGCGACACCGCCCCCATCGAGCCGGTGAGCCTATATATCTCCCGACTGGAGGCGGCCTTCGGCGACGCGGACGTCGACCGGCGGATCGCCACCGCCGTCGACGGTGGACTGCCAATCGCGGATCTCGCGGCCCGACTGGTCGACATCGAGGTGGCGTTCACGTCCGCCGGCCCTCACACCCGCATCGGTGAGTTCGACGCGACGGCGTTCCTGAGGCGTATCGGACGCCACCGTATCTCCGCAGCGCGGGCGCACTTGGACCGCGCCGCGGCGGGCACTCGACTCGACGCTCTCGACCGCACCGACGTGTCGTGGGCGAACCGGCGCTGGTTCGCCGCCAGCGGGCTCATCGAGGCACTCAACGCCGGCACTGCAGAACCGGGAAGGCTGCTGCCGACCCTGTCCGAGGAGCAACGCCATCCCTTTCTCAACCACCGTCCATCATTGATGAACGATGGAGGTGAACCGCTCGACCTGACGCTGCAGGTCGCCGTGCTGCTGCCCGCAGGCGACGAGATTCCTTCACCTCTCCACGGCGGATGGGGCCCATCAGTCGACACACGTGAAGAAATACTGATCGTCGCGATGCGAGACGCACCGATCAGCGACTGGATCCGGGCCCGTCAATCCGACTGGGGCATGGCCGCCGAACCGTGGACCATCAGCGATGCCAACGGACGCCTCTACACCACCGCTCAGTCCGGTGCCCGGGTCGCTACGCCCGGCACGCTTGGCCTGCGTCAGGCATTACCGCTCAGGGTCGGCGCCCATCTCATCACCGGCCACACCGGGCAGAGCCCGAACCAGCAGTCGCTGCTGCTCACCGTCGGTATCGGATTCCACTTGGCCGAACTCGACGAACAGCACCGACCCGCCGAAGCACGGGCCCGCGTCGTGCCCCTCCCTGCAGCGTTCACCCTGCACGGCCTGTTCGAACTCACTGAAGCGCTCGTCCGATGCGCGCAGACCACCAACGCGCTATGGACGCAGCTCGACGACAAGTCGCCCCCTCCCGAAACCGCGCTCCTGCACCTGTCCCTGACAACCGCTGAAGAACCCGCTGCGGTCGTTGACCTCACCGCCTACCCGAGGCGAGGCACCGCTGCCCGTAGCCAGCACTCCAAGGTCTACCAATACCGGTCACGAGCCGGCGATATCGCGGCGGCGGCGTTGCGGGATTGGCTGAGCGAAGCTGGGTACCGGCACCACGAGCAGGCGATCCTGGACATGTGGGATCCCGCGCCCAAATAG
- a CDS encoding ABC-three component system protein, translating into MRRVGSHAFNEATRSFARQANAEAATSLAYLLGLDWRLADRYRELQAREAVSKQLRKAASDPVLGRIIGQTAELRGQIAIAEHRVAEIQRRIENFRVVPEYDNLRAQADQTDQRIRQLRNDDVIDRRNLADLERAVDETVDPDLAYLETAYAELGVVLGDQVRRSFDDVRAFHGSVVRNRRQHLDEEASAIRSRLQEREAEREQLGDRLAATLRTLNEGGALDALTTLQQILAQEQAQLGALRHRFDAAQALESNRREIKQQRVGLQQEMESDIEERRSIVNDAVILFAQYAQALYGANREAYLRIGPGETSLKIETHIASDNSGGIGNMVIFCFDLTVAVLAHRSGRAPDFFVHDSHLYDGVDERQLARALTLAAEVSRQEGLQYIVTLNSDELDKAIRRGFDPAGHVLEQRLTDSFDEGGLFGFRF; encoded by the coding sequence ATGCGAAGAGTCGGCTCACACGCCTTCAACGAGGCCACCCGCAGCTTCGCCCGCCAGGCGAACGCCGAAGCGGCCACATCGCTGGCGTACCTACTAGGGCTGGACTGGCGGCTCGCCGATCGCTACCGCGAGCTACAGGCCCGCGAAGCCGTCAGCAAGCAACTCCGTAAAGCCGCCTCCGATCCGGTTCTTGGACGAATCATCGGTCAGACCGCAGAGCTCCGAGGCCAGATCGCCATCGCGGAACACCGTGTCGCGGAGATCCAACGACGGATCGAAAACTTCCGGGTAGTCCCGGAGTACGACAACCTCCGCGCCCAAGCCGACCAGACCGACCAGCGCATCCGCCAGCTTCGCAACGACGACGTCATCGACCGGCGCAACCTCGCCGACCTGGAACGGGCCGTCGACGAAACCGTAGACCCCGACCTCGCCTACCTCGAAACAGCCTACGCAGAACTCGGCGTGGTGCTCGGTGACCAGGTGCGTCGAAGCTTCGACGACGTACGGGCGTTCCACGGATCCGTTGTCCGTAACCGGCGCCAGCACCTGGACGAAGAGGCCTCGGCGATCAGATCACGCCTCCAGGAACGCGAGGCCGAGCGAGAACAACTCGGTGACCGACTCGCTGCAACCCTGCGCACCCTGAACGAAGGTGGCGCACTAGACGCGCTAACCACCCTTCAACAGATCCTGGCTCAGGAGCAGGCACAACTCGGAGCTCTCCGGCACCGCTTCGACGCCGCACAGGCGCTCGAATCAAACCGTCGCGAGATCAAGCAACAGCGCGTCGGTCTCCAACAGGAGATGGAAAGTGACATCGAAGAGCGGCGGTCAATCGTCAATGATGCGGTCATCCTTTTCGCCCAGTACGCCCAAGCCCTCTATGGCGCCAACCGCGAGGCATACCTCCGTATCGGTCCAGGCGAAACCAGCCTGAAGATCGAGACGCACATCGCGAGCGACAACAGCGGCGGCATCGGCAACATGGTCATCTTCTGTTTCGACCTCACCGTCGCCGTCCTAGCGCACCGAAGCGGGCGAGCACCGGACTTCTTCGTCCACGATAGCCATCTCTATGACGGCGTCGACGAACGCCAACTCGCCCGCGCCCTCACCCTCGCAGCAGAGGTGAGTCGCCAAGAAGGACTCCAGTACATCGTCACACTGAACTCCGACGAACTTGACAAAGCCATTCGCCGCGGCTTCGACCCAGCCGGCCATGTCCTCGAACAACGGCTCACCGACAGCTTCGATGAAGGTGGGCTTTTCGGATTCCGTTTCTAA